One stretch of Micromonospora cremea DNA includes these proteins:
- a CDS encoding FGGY-family carbohydrate kinase, giving the protein MLDCRGRRDMPARIADACRRTAEPVPATPEATVRCILDSLALAHRRAVDQAQLLAGRHVDAVHVVGGGARNDLLCQLTADACGLPVLAGPVEATALGNVLVQARALGVVGGDLAALRAVLRDTQQIVRYEPRATQTAWRAAARRLGWED; this is encoded by the coding sequence ATGCTTGATTGCCGCGGCCGACGCGACATGCCCGCGCGCATCGCCGACGCCTGCCGCCGCACCGCAGAGCCGGTGCCGGCCACCCCGGAGGCCACCGTGCGGTGCATCCTCGACAGCCTCGCGCTGGCGCACCGGCGCGCCGTCGACCAGGCGCAACTGCTCGCCGGTCGGCACGTCGACGCGGTGCATGTCGTCGGCGGCGGCGCACGCAACGACCTGCTGTGCCAGCTCACCGCCGATGCGTGCGGCCTGCCCGTGCTCGCGGGGCCGGTCGAGGCCACCGCGCTGGGTAATGTTCTGGTGCAGGCCCGCGCCCTCGGCGTCGTCGGCGGCGACCTGGCGGCGCTGCGGGCCGTGCTGCGCGACACCCAACAGATCGTGCGGTACGAGCCACGCGCCACGCAGACGGCCTGGCGGGCCGCTGCCCGGCGCCTCGGATGGGAGGACTGA
- a CDS encoding MHYT domain-containing protein: protein MAEINHFEYGWITPALSYALSVLGSFLGLICATRIRIASSAGQRVWWGGLAALAIGGTAIWTMHFMAMLGFAVGGTRIRYDLPITAASAVFAVVAVGIGLAIAGTGRVSVLRIVGGGLFTGAGVAAMHYTGMAAMRLDGRLSYDRTRVVLSIVIAVVAATVALWLAVTVRRGLAIFGSALVMGVAVNGMHFAGMSALSAHLHPGGGEVTGADVSTLLVPIILAVIFVVVGLVYALLAAPTDEDRAAAAYLNGRLTAEPADRSGEVTADPVRLRARPTLGRPGTPFPSRPDRAPL from the coding sequence GTGGCGGAGATCAATCACTTTGAGTACGGGTGGATCACGCCCGCGCTGAGCTACGCGCTATCGGTGCTCGGCTCGTTCCTGGGCCTGATCTGTGCCACCCGCATCCGCATCGCGAGCAGCGCAGGCCAGCGGGTCTGGTGGGGCGGGTTGGCCGCCCTGGCGATCGGCGGCACCGCCATCTGGACCATGCACTTCATGGCGATGCTCGGCTTCGCCGTCGGGGGTACCCGGATCCGGTACGACCTGCCGATCACCGCGGCCAGCGCGGTCTTCGCCGTGGTGGCGGTCGGCATCGGACTGGCCATTGCCGGCACCGGGCGGGTGTCCGTACTGCGCATCGTCGGCGGCGGCCTCTTCACCGGCGCCGGGGTCGCGGCGATGCACTACACCGGCATGGCGGCGATGCGGCTCGACGGACGGCTCAGCTACGACCGGACCCGGGTGGTGCTCTCGATTGTCATCGCGGTGGTCGCCGCCACGGTGGCGCTCTGGCTGGCGGTGACCGTCCGCCGAGGCCTGGCGATTTTCGGCTCCGCGCTGGTGATGGGCGTTGCGGTCAACGGCATGCATTTCGCCGGGATGAGTGCCCTCTCTGCGCACCTGCATCCGGGCGGGGGCGAGGTCACCGGTGCGGACGTGAGCACGCTGCTGGTGCCGATCATCCTGGCGGTGATCTTCGTGGTGGTCGGCCTGGTCTACGCGCTGCTTGCGGCCCCCACGGACGAGGACCGGGCCGCAGCGGCGTACCTGAACGGCCGGCTCACCGCCGAACCCGCCGACCGATCGGGCGAAGTGACTGCGGACCCGGTAAGGCTCCGCGCCCGGCCGACCCTGGGGCGGCCGGGCACGCCGTTCCCGTCCCGCCCGGACCGCGCCCCCCTCTGA
- a CDS encoding amino acid ABC transporter permease yields MKLRRRQRERLSLWLQYLAFIAVIAVAIYAADWGRLRAAFFRVDIIESMFPTIITVALRNTILYTLGAFAFGLVFGTILALMRLSRVAPYRWVATAYIELFRGLPALLVLFLVGYGIPIAFPEREIPGGVFGSIAIGLGLTAAAYMAETIRAGIQAVPKGQMEAARTLGMSHFTAMRTIVIPQAFRIVIPPLTNELILLTKDSSLAYVLGVTAQTIEVTKFGRDMLNDRVNATPLLVAGLAYLAITLPLSQVVRRLELRYAKAR; encoded by the coding sequence GTGAAGCTGCGACGCCGCCAGCGAGAGCGGCTGTCCCTCTGGCTCCAGTACCTGGCCTTCATCGCCGTCATCGCCGTGGCGATCTACGCCGCGGACTGGGGCAGGCTGCGAGCGGCGTTCTTCCGCGTCGACATCATCGAGTCGATGTTCCCGACGATCATCACCGTCGCGCTGCGCAACACGATCCTGTACACGCTGGGCGCCTTCGCGTTCGGCCTCGTGTTCGGCACGATCCTCGCGCTGATGCGGCTGTCCCGGGTGGCTCCGTACCGCTGGGTGGCGACGGCGTACATCGAGCTGTTCCGGGGTCTGCCCGCCCTGCTGGTGCTCTTCCTCGTCGGCTACGGCATTCCCATCGCCTTCCCGGAGCGGGAAATTCCCGGTGGCGTGTTCGGTTCGATCGCGATCGGTCTGGGGTTGACCGCCGCGGCGTACATGGCCGAGACCATCCGGGCCGGCATCCAGGCCGTGCCGAAGGGACAGATGGAGGCGGCGCGCACCCTCGGCATGTCGCACTTCACCGCGATGCGCACCATCGTCATCCCGCAGGCGTTCCGGATCGTGATCCCGCCGTTGACGAACGAACTCATCCTGCTCACCAAGGACTCGTCGCTCGCCTACGTGCTCGGCGTGACGGCGCAGACCATCGAGGTCACCAAGTTCGGCCGGGACATGCTGAACGACCGGGTGAACGCCACCCCGCTGCTGGTGGCCGGCCTCGCCTACCTGGCCATCACCCTGCCCCTGTCCCAGG
- a CDS encoding basic amino acid ABC transporter substrate-binding protein — MRFPSATRKAGLIVAIAALSLSAGCAKKDEGQVQANGVKLVQAGKLTVCTHLPYPPFQSKDAAGKVVGFDVDLMDLVAKDLGVEQTIVDTPFEGIKSGQDLNTGKCDAAAAGMTITEERQKVMNFSDPYFDATQAMLVKTGKPYKSLDDLKGKKLGVQAATTGRDYARKFEKEKGLQLVEFEDLAALQQAVANGQVEAAINDLPVWTEYLKENPGGFVVAAEFDTGEQYGFSVKKDSNPELLKKINEALTKAKQDGTYDTIYEKWIGKRPSA, encoded by the coding sequence GTGAGGTTTCCCAGCGCAACCCGCAAGGCCGGCCTCATCGTGGCGATCGCCGCCCTGTCGCTGAGCGCGGGATGCGCCAAGAAGGATGAGGGCCAGGTCCAGGCGAACGGCGTCAAGCTGGTCCAGGCGGGCAAGCTGACTGTCTGCACCCACCTGCCGTACCCGCCGTTCCAGTCGAAGGACGCCGCCGGCAAGGTGGTCGGGTTCGACGTCGACCTGATGGACCTGGTCGCCAAGGACCTGGGCGTCGAGCAGACGATCGTCGACACCCCGTTCGAGGGCATCAAGTCCGGCCAGGACCTGAACACGGGCAAGTGCGACGCCGCCGCCGCGGGCATGACGATCACCGAGGAACGGCAGAAGGTCATGAACTTCTCCGATCCCTACTTCGACGCCACCCAGGCGATGCTGGTCAAGACCGGCAAGCCCTACAAGTCGCTCGACGACCTCAAGGGCAAGAAGCTCGGTGTCCAGGCGGCGACCACGGGCCGTGACTACGCCCGCAAGTTCGAGAAGGAGAAGGGTCTCCAGCTCGTCGAGTTCGAGGACCTCGCCGCCCTGCAGCAGGCCGTCGCCAACGGCCAGGTGGAGGCCGCGATCAACGACCTCCCGGTCTGGACCGAGTACCTCAAGGAGAACCCGGGCGGCTTCGTGGTCGCGGCCGAGTTCGACACCGGCGAGCAGTACGGCTTCTCGGTGAAGAAGGACAGCAACCCGGAACTGCTCAAGAAGATCAACGAGGCGCTGACCAAGGCCAAGCAGGACGGCACGTACGACACGATCTACGAGAAGTGGATCGGCAAGCGGCCGAGCGCGTGA
- a CDS encoding (Fe-S)-binding protein yields the protein MRIALFVTCLADTLFPEAAKATVRLLERLGHEVVFPQDQTCCGQMHINTGYPDDALRLVRRHVRTFAPYDVVVAPSGSCVGSVRHQHAMVARGAGDERLASRAEEVARRTYELSELLVDVLGVTDVGAFYPHRVTYHPTCHSLRMIRVGDKPLRLLRQVRGLDLVELPQAEQCCGFGGTFAVKNADTSTAMLADKMRHVLSTRADVCTAGDSSCLMHIGGGLSRLRAGVRTVHLAEILASTESTGNSAEQAQRDGVTA from the coding sequence ATGCGAATAGCCCTGTTCGTCACCTGTCTGGCCGACACCCTGTTCCCCGAGGCGGCCAAGGCGACGGTGCGGCTGCTGGAACGGCTCGGTCACGAGGTCGTCTTTCCGCAGGATCAGACCTGCTGCGGGCAGATGCACATCAACACCGGCTATCCAGATGACGCGCTGCGCCTGGTTCGCCGGCACGTACGGACCTTCGCGCCGTACGACGTGGTGGTGGCCCCGTCCGGCTCGTGCGTCGGTTCCGTGCGGCACCAGCACGCCATGGTGGCCCGGGGGGCCGGCGACGAGCGCCTGGCCAGCCGCGCCGAGGAGGTCGCCCGACGCACGTACGAGCTGTCGGAGCTGCTCGTCGACGTGCTCGGGGTGACCGACGTGGGCGCCTTCTATCCGCACCGCGTGACGTACCACCCGACCTGCCACTCGCTACGGATGATCCGGGTGGGGGACAAGCCGCTGCGGCTGCTGCGCCAGGTCCGCGGCCTGGACCTGGTGGAGCTGCCGCAGGCCGAGCAGTGCTGCGGCTTCGGCGGCACGTTCGCCGTGAAGAACGCGGACACCTCGACGGCGATGCTGGCCGACAAGATGCGCCACGTGCTGTCCACCCGAGCCGACGTCTGCACCGCCGGGGACTCCTCCTGCCTGATGCACATCGGCGGTGGCCTGTCCCGGCTCCGGGCGGGCGTACGCACCGTGCACCTCGCGGAGATCCTGGCCAGCACCGAGTCCACCGGAAACTCGGCCGAGCAGGCGCAGCGGGACGGGGTGACGGCGTGA
- a CDS encoding LutC/YkgG family protein, producing MTSRELILGRLRAALGPSPATPGDVARDYRPAGGAVDLDVLVHRLTDYRATVHRCSDGEVAQVVDAILGGRRVVVPPGLPRRWLPDTVEVLTDDDLPRDQVDAADGVVTAAAVAVAETGTVILDAGPAQGRRLITLLPDVHVCVLRTDQVVAGVPDALARLDPDCPLTWISGPSATSDIELNRVEGVHGPRHLHVVIVPG from the coding sequence ATGACCTCCCGCGAGTTGATCCTCGGGCGCCTCCGCGCCGCTCTCGGCCCGTCCCCGGCCACCCCTGGTGACGTGGCGCGGGACTACCGGCCGGCCGGCGGCGCCGTGGACCTGGACGTCCTGGTGCACCGGCTCACCGACTACCGGGCCACCGTGCACCGGTGTTCCGACGGCGAGGTGGCACAGGTCGTCGACGCGATCCTCGGTGGCCGACGTGTCGTGGTCCCGCCGGGGCTGCCCCGGCGCTGGCTGCCCGACACCGTCGAGGTGCTGACCGACGACGATCTCCCGAGAGACCAGGTCGACGCCGCCGACGGGGTGGTCACCGCGGCGGCGGTGGCCGTCGCCGAGACCGGGACCGTCATCCTCGACGCGGGCCCGGCCCAGGGCAGACGGCTCATCACGCTCCTGCCCGATGTCCATGTCTGCGTGCTGCGTACCGATCAGGTCGTCGCCGGGGTGCCGGACGCCCTCGCGCGCCTCGACCCGGACTGCCCGCTCACCTGGATCAGCGGCCCGTCCGCCACCAGCGACATCGAACTCAACCGGGTCGAGGGCGTCCACGGCCCCCGGCACCTGCACGTGGTGATCGTCCCCGGCTGA
- a CDS encoding integrase core domain-containing protein: MLRHQVAVRRRQVHRPDLQPVDRVVLAALSRLLPRQRWTAFFVTPATLLRWHRQLIARHWTYPNTRPGRSPVGKGLRELVLRPAAENPTWGHRRVQGELARLGYQIAASTVWKILHHAGVDPAPRRTGPTWRQFLTAQAHTILACDFFTVDTVLLKRIYVLFFIELATRQVHIVGVTAHPIGAWVAQQARNLLMNLDQRAAELRFLLRDRDTKFTTAFDTVFTAAGIDVIRTPPQAPWANAYAERWVGTVRRECTDRMLIAGERHLASVLDEYAAHYNGHRPHRSLDQRPPSPPLPPVDLNAARVQRRPILGGIINEYSQAA; the protein is encoded by the coding sequence GTGCTACGGCATCAGGTGGCCGTGCGGCGCCGGCAGGTGCACCGCCCCGACCTGCAGCCCGTTGACCGGGTGGTGTTGGCGGCGCTGTCGCGGCTGCTGCCCCGGCAACGCTGGACGGCGTTCTTCGTCACCCCCGCGACCCTGCTGCGCTGGCACCGGCAGTTGATCGCCCGACATTGGACCTATCCGAACACGCGACCCGGCCGGTCACCGGTCGGTAAGGGTCTTCGTGAGTTGGTGCTGCGCCCGGCAGCTGAGAATCCGACCTGGGGCCACCGCCGCGTGCAGGGCGAGCTGGCTCGTCTGGGCTACCAGATCGCGGCCAGCACCGTATGGAAGATCCTGCACCACGCCGGCGTCGACCCGGCACCCCGCCGGACTGGACCGACCTGGCGACAGTTCCTCACCGCCCAGGCCCACACGATTCTCGCCTGCGACTTCTTCACGGTCGACACCGTGCTCCTGAAGCGGATCTACGTGCTGTTCTTCATCGAGCTGGCCACCCGCCAGGTCCACATCGTCGGAGTCACGGCGCACCCGATCGGTGCCTGGGTGGCGCAGCAGGCCAGGAATCTGCTCATGAACCTCGACCAACGGGCCGCCGAACTGCGGTTCCTGCTGCGCGACCGGGACACCAAGTTCACCACCGCGTTCGATACGGTGTTCACCGCAGCGGGCATCGACGTGATTCGCACACCGCCACAAGCCCCATGGGCCAACGCCTACGCGGAGCGCTGGGTCGGCACCGTACGGCGCGAGTGCACCGACCGGATGCTCATCGCCGGCGAACGACACCTGGCGAGCGTCCTTGACGAGTACGCCGCGCACTACAACGGCCATCGGCCACACCGGTCACTCGACCAGCGACCACCGAGCCCACCACTCCCGCCCGTTGACCTCAACGCCGCCCGCGTCCAGCGCCGCCCGATCCTCGGCGGCATCATCAACGAATATTCGCAGGCAGCGTAA
- a CDS encoding LutB/LldF family L-lactate oxidation iron-sulfur protein, whose product MPATAPRGVGHLRGDEPFPVAARRSLADAQLRRNLGHATATIRAKSAAVIDEVPDWQELREAGRAIKTDVMARLPELLEQLEAAVTAAGGTVHWAADAVEANRIVTDLVRATGSDRVMKVKSMATQEIGLNEALEAAGIEPVETDLAELIVQLGRDKPSHILVPAIHRNRAEIREIFLREMPGVDPALTDEPAILAAAARRHLRRTFLSTRVAVSGANFAVAETGSLAVVESEGNGRMCLTLPDTLITVMGIEKVIPTWTDLEVFLQLLPRASTGERMNPYTSMWTGVTPGDGPQDFHLVLLDNGRSAVLADEVGRQALHCIRCSACLNVCPVYERTGGHAYGSVYPGPIGAVLSPQLTGVEDNASLPYASSLCGACFDACPVMIDIPSILVHLRGQHVAAYRSEHRLPSAEAVTMAAAAYTMDHPPLYEAAQRASRVTRFAGRRGGGLPPPLSGWTIGRDLPQPPPQTFREWWAQR is encoded by the coding sequence ATGCCGGCCACCGCGCCGCGCGGTGTCGGGCACCTGCGCGGCGACGAGCCCTTCCCGGTCGCGGCCCGGCGCAGCCTCGCGGACGCCCAACTGCGCCGCAACCTCGGCCACGCCACCGCCACGATCCGCGCGAAGTCGGCAGCGGTGATCGACGAGGTCCCGGACTGGCAGGAGCTGCGCGAGGCTGGCCGGGCCATCAAGACCGACGTGATGGCCCGGCTGCCCGAGCTGCTGGAACAACTGGAGGCGGCGGTCACCGCCGCCGGCGGCACCGTGCACTGGGCCGCCGACGCCGTCGAGGCCAACCGGATCGTCACCGACCTGGTCCGGGCCACCGGCAGCGACCGGGTCATGAAGGTCAAGTCGATGGCCACCCAGGAGATCGGCCTGAACGAGGCGCTGGAGGCCGCCGGCATCGAACCGGTGGAGACCGACCTCGCGGAGCTGATCGTCCAGCTCGGGCGGGACAAACCCAGCCACATTCTGGTACCGGCGATCCACCGCAACCGGGCGGAGATCCGCGAGATCTTCCTGCGCGAGATGCCCGGCGTCGACCCGGCGCTGACCGACGAGCCGGCGATCCTGGCGGCGGCGGCCCGGCGTCACCTGCGCCGCACGTTCCTCAGCACCCGGGTCGCCGTCTCCGGTGCGAACTTCGCGGTGGCCGAGACCGGGAGCCTCGCGGTGGTCGAGTCGGAGGGCAACGGCCGGATGTGCCTCACCCTGCCGGACACCCTGATCACGGTGATGGGCATCGAGAAGGTCATCCCCACCTGGACGGACCTCGAGGTGTTCCTGCAACTGCTGCCCCGGGCCTCCACCGGGGAGCGGATGAACCCGTACACCTCCATGTGGACCGGTGTCACCCCCGGCGACGGGCCGCAGGACTTCCACCTCGTGCTGCTGGACAACGGCCGCAGCGCGGTCCTCGCCGACGAGGTCGGCCGTCAGGCGCTGCACTGCATCCGCTGCTCCGCCTGTCTCAACGTCTGCCCGGTCTACGAGCGCACCGGCGGGCACGCGTACGGCTCGGTATACCCCGGGCCGATCGGCGCCGTGCTCTCACCGCAGCTGACCGGCGTGGAGGACAACGCCTCGCTGCCCTACGCCTCCTCGCTCTGCGGCGCGTGCTTCGACGCCTGCCCCGTGATGATCGACATCCCGTCGATCCTGGTGCACCTGCGCGGCCAGCACGTGGCGGCGTACCGGAGCGAGCATCGCCTGCCCAGCGCCGAGGCGGTCACCATGGCCGCCGCCGCGTACACCATGGACCATCCGCCGTTGTACGAGGCCGCGCAGCGCGCCTCGCGGGTCACCCGCTTCGCGGGCCGGCGAGGCGGTGGTCTTCCCCCGCCGCTGTCCGGCTGGACCATCGGCCGCGACCTACCGCAGCCGCCGCCGCAGACCTTCCGGGAATGGTGGGCGCAACGATGA
- a CDS encoding alpha-L-rhamnosidase C-terminal domain-containing protein produces the protein MAFTTLAALPAHAADALPAHAAEEPEWQGEVLGTGETDLRPEVVAGAFGDVANAEALTAGGSGSATLTWDGTGVAPYVILDYGPVVGGLPYFTVESTSGDVGVRTAYSESLKYVIRKNESQLVKAASAGAETVYVTNTTQMTVGQSLLIGTGENQESATILAVGQAAVTTTAFAPIAAGATNVEVTTTANLPVGAELLIGSGAAQQSVTITAVGRTSSQTTLVADASAGATNIKVASVVGRQVGDVLDVGGENVTVTSVGTAGAAGTGLGVTALTANHVATSPVIFHGSGLSFTPAVTAAFDAGTTLRNPRTGVTVSPLTKDHATDSAVTSSPGNVVGDNAGYLGAGVGSPRNRVTQVSGAGTYTTPANALQGGIRFHAVTLTTPGTVSISDVGVVSKFPNYGPDDYKGWFLSSDEVLNDIWYTGAYTVDTNMVPAGAQNNSTFPVILDGAKRDRRIWAGDLFNAGRSTYTAFGYGPQGSEYISNSIGVLGSRQAANGSVPGESANWTSVPAVAQFYSTAYSIYFPVGLVDNYRYTGDLDFAISQYGRLRAQMDYNLSLTNADGLIVTTSGSDGRDWDFYDGGRAGTVTATNVLYYRALSEAAWLAGHMIENVPTNAEAATWAADKAAWEARANQVKASINATLFDAERGVYRMSNVNTGNKSGNAVPQDANSMAVLWGVAPEEKVSGILDYLKNNLWGEQGPQPFSPDANNSTLISTHISGFELAARYEAGNTEDALALTKTLWARMANPSDPFYTGAFWENHQQNGDLTDANKSLAHSWASGPTWNMSAYLLGVKPVEPGFATWTVKPHLSDLEWSEGQVPTPSGDIKVKWSQDDDEVVELDVTVPDGTSGEIWVPLAAENSVSVGSEGATFKGREDGYDVYEVADGGDYSFTSAVTIKADTPVIEGDLKVGGTLTVTGDWSPNSTQLTYDWYRIGAPTPIQSGTSDSYVLTDRDKNRRIYVEVTGSFGTRPPLTVQTDTTGKVAKE, from the coding sequence ATGGCGTTCACGACGCTCGCCGCTCTGCCGGCACACGCAGCCGACGCTCTGCCAGCACACGCAGCCGAGGAGCCAGAATGGCAAGGCGAGGTCCTCGGTACCGGGGAGACCGATCTCCGACCCGAAGTCGTCGCCGGCGCGTTCGGAGATGTGGCCAACGCTGAGGCGCTCACCGCCGGAGGAAGCGGCTCCGCGACCCTGACCTGGGATGGCACCGGCGTCGCCCCGTACGTCATCCTCGACTACGGGCCGGTCGTCGGCGGGTTGCCGTACTTCACGGTCGAATCGACGTCGGGCGACGTCGGCGTTCGCACCGCATACAGCGAGAGCCTCAAATACGTGATTCGCAAGAACGAATCACAGTTGGTGAAGGCCGCCTCCGCCGGAGCGGAGACGGTCTACGTGACCAACACCACCCAGATGACCGTCGGCCAGTCGCTCCTGATCGGCACTGGCGAGAACCAAGAGTCTGCGACGATTCTCGCCGTCGGACAGGCCGCCGTCACGACGACGGCATTCGCGCCGATCGCTGCAGGTGCGACCAACGTCGAGGTGACCACAACGGCCAACCTCCCGGTGGGGGCCGAGCTGCTCATCGGCAGCGGCGCTGCCCAGCAGTCGGTCACCATCACGGCAGTGGGCCGGACTTCGAGCCAGACCACGCTGGTCGCGGATGCCTCGGCTGGCGCGACCAACATCAAGGTTGCATCGGTTGTCGGCCGTCAGGTCGGCGACGTCCTGGATGTGGGCGGAGAGAACGTGACGGTCACCAGTGTGGGGACCGCCGGTGCCGCAGGCACCGGGCTCGGGGTGACCGCGCTGACCGCGAACCACGTCGCCACGTCACCGGTCATCTTCCACGGCTCGGGCCTCTCGTTCACCCCTGCCGTCACTGCGGCGTTCGACGCCGGCACCACGCTCCGGAACCCGCGGACCGGCGTCACGGTCAGCCCGCTCACCAAAGACCACGCCACGGACAGCGCGGTGACCAGTTCGCCCGGGAACGTCGTCGGCGACAACGCCGGCTATCTCGGCGCCGGAGTGGGGTCGCCGCGCAACCGCGTCACGCAGGTGTCGGGTGCAGGGACCTACACGACACCGGCGAACGCGCTTCAGGGCGGCATCCGCTTCCACGCCGTGACGCTGACGACGCCCGGCACGGTGTCGATCTCTGACGTCGGCGTGGTCTCGAAGTTCCCGAATTACGGACCGGACGACTACAAGGGATGGTTCCTCTCCAGCGACGAGGTCCTGAACGACATCTGGTACACGGGCGCGTACACGGTCGACACCAACATGGTGCCGGCGGGCGCGCAGAACAACAGCACCTTCCCCGTGATCCTTGATGGCGCGAAGCGGGACCGGCGCATCTGGGCCGGCGACCTTTTCAACGCAGGGCGGTCGACCTACACGGCATTCGGGTACGGTCCTCAGGGATCGGAGTACATCAGCAACTCGATCGGGGTCCTCGGATCGCGCCAGGCGGCGAACGGATCGGTGCCGGGTGAGTCGGCCAACTGGACCTCGGTCCCGGCGGTCGCACAGTTCTACTCGACAGCCTACTCGATCTACTTCCCGGTCGGACTCGTCGACAACTACCGCTACACGGGAGATCTCGACTTCGCGATCTCCCAGTACGGCAGGCTCAGGGCGCAGATGGATTACAACCTGAGCCTGACGAACGCGGATGGTCTCATCGTCACAACCTCGGGCAGCGACGGTCGCGATTGGGACTTCTACGACGGCGGTCGTGCGGGAACGGTGACCGCGACGAACGTGCTGTACTACCGCGCGCTCTCGGAGGCGGCATGGCTTGCCGGTCACATGATCGAGAACGTTCCGACGAACGCCGAAGCAGCCACTTGGGCTGCTGACAAGGCCGCCTGGGAAGCGCGTGCGAATCAGGTGAAGGCCTCGATCAATGCGACCCTCTTCGATGCCGAACGCGGCGTTTACAGGATGTCCAACGTCAATACGGGTAACAAGTCGGGGAACGCAGTGCCGCAGGACGCGAACTCGATGGCCGTGCTCTGGGGCGTCGCCCCCGAGGAGAAGGTCTCGGGCATCCTCGACTACCTCAAGAACAACCTGTGGGGTGAGCAGGGTCCGCAACCGTTCTCACCGGATGCGAACAACTCGACCTTAATCAGCACGCACATCTCCGGGTTCGAGCTCGCCGCGCGCTACGAGGCCGGGAACACTGAGGACGCCCTGGCGCTGACCAAGACGCTCTGGGCGCGGATGGCGAATCCGAGCGACCCGTTCTACACCGGCGCCTTCTGGGAGAACCACCAGCAGAACGGCGACCTAACCGACGCGAACAAGAGCCTCGCGCACAGCTGGGCGAGCGGCCCGACCTGGAACATGTCGGCGTACCTTCTCGGCGTGAAGCCGGTCGAGCCCGGGTTCGCGACTTGGACGGTCAAGCCGCATCTCTCGGACCTCGAGTGGAGCGAAGGCCAGGTGCCCACGCCGAGCGGCGACATCAAGGTCAAGTGGTCTCAGGACGACGACGAAGTAGTCGAGCTCGACGTCACCGTTCCCGACGGGACGAGCGGAGAGATCTGGGTGCCGTTGGCGGCCGAGAACAGCGTCAGCGTGGGTTCCGAAGGCGCGACCTTCAAGGGCCGTGAGGACGGATATGACGTCTACGAGGTCGCGGACGGCGGAGACTACTCGTTCACGTCGGCGGTCACGATCAAGGCCGACACGCCCGTGATCGAGGGTGACCTCAAGGTCGGAGGCACCTTGACCGTGACAGGTGACTGGTCGCCGAACAGCACCCAGCTCACCTACGACTGGTACCGGATCGGCGCGCCGACCCCGATCCAGTCGGGTACGTCGGACAGCTACGTGCTCACCGACCGGGACAAGAACCGCCGGATCTACGTCGAAGTCACCGGCTCCTTCGGGACCCGTCCGCCGCTGACGGTCCAGACCGACACGACGGGCAAGGTGGCCAAGGAGTAG